From one Planktothrix agardhii NIES-204 genomic stretch:
- a CDS encoding putative hydrolase of the HAD superfamily protein: MITHNTLVLATDLDGTFLGGSLQERQKFYNYLQSKRDRLLLIFVTGRSLELTLRLYEEKNLIIPRPDYIIGDVGTTVYEGKTLTPVAQVQNWIADIWGNSSEFATKILVDEPKLILQPLSPKYRVSYYYKPDQNQDRIIKKIQDAGFDCITSADKYLDILPKGIAKGSTLLKLMNYLKIASHQVITSGDSLNDLPLFETGLKSIAVGNSELKLLDKIKPLKNVYYSNFPGVTGIFDGIQYYNQTF, from the coding sequence ATGATCACCCATAACACTTTAGTTTTAGCAACGGATTTAGATGGGACATTTTTAGGGGGTTCTCTACAGGAACGACAGAAATTTTATAACTATTTGCAGTCAAAACGCGATCGCTTATTATTAATTTTTGTCACAGGTCGTAGTTTAGAATTGACCTTGCGTTTATACGAAGAAAAAAACCTAATCATTCCCAGACCTGATTATATTATTGGGGATGTAGGAACAACCGTTTATGAGGGAAAAACCTTAACACCCGTTGCCCAAGTCCAAAATTGGATTGCCGATATTTGGGGAAATTCTAGCGAATTTGCTACCAAAATATTAGTCGATGAACCGAAATTAATCCTACAACCCCTATCCCCTAAATATCGAGTTTCCTATTATTATAAACCCGATCAAAATCAAGATCGAATCATTAAAAAAATTCAAGATGCCGGATTTGATTGTATTACCTCGGCGGATAAATATTTAGATATTTTGCCCAAAGGTATTGCTAAAGGTTCAACGTTGCTAAAACTAATGAATTACTTAAAAATTGCTTCCCATCAAGTGATTACATCTGGGGATTCCTTAAATGATTTACCCTTATTTGAAACCGGACTTAAAAGTATTGCGGTAGGAAACTCCGAATTAAAATTACTCGATAAAATCAAACCTTTAAAAAATGTTTATTATAGTAATTTCCCTGGAGTTACAGGAATTTTTGATGGAATTCAATATTATAATCAAACCTTCTAA